From Fibrobacter sp. UWR4:
TCTCGGTTAAGTCTCATCGCTTGTCCTTTTCTTGGTCGAAAACGCAAGTTAGAAACCTAACCATCCCTAGAATTCACTTTCTAGGGATTTTTTTTTGTTTTCAGCCTAGATCGGATTTACTTGACGATGAGAATCCGCGATCTTTAAAATGTAATGAAGCCCATTATAGAATATCAGGATTATCGCAGCTATATTTTTGACTATTATGACGAACGCCGGAAGGAATCTGATTTCTCCTGGCGTCGTTTTGCGGCCTTGGCTGGCTTTGCGTCGGTTTCCTATCTGAAACTGGTTTGCGATCGGAAGACGCGCTTGTCTGCGAAAAGTGCTCCGCAGGTTGCTGCTGCCATGAAACTTGTGGGCTATAAGTACCGCTACTTCATCTTGATGGTGGAATATGATAATGCCAAGGATCCTTCAAAGAAAGAAAAAATATTTCAGGAGATGATGTCTCTTGGCGAAAAACATCGTGTACACATCCAAAAGAAAAATGATTTCAACTATTTCGATTCCTGGCGAAATCCTGTAATACGTGAACTTGCTGCGGCTATGCCTAATGCAAGTGATGAACAAATTGCGGAAAAATGTTTGCCGGAAACAACTGCCGATGAAATTGCCCGAACTCTTGATTTTTTGTTGAACGAGGGCTTGCTCGTCAAGGATGAAAATGGGCTTTATCATCAGACGGGGAAGTTCTTGTCTACGGGACCCCTCGGTAATGTTCCCATGGCGGTGAAGAATATGCATCGGCAGATGGGACAGATCGCGTTGAACGCTCTTGAT
This genomic window contains:
- a CDS encoding TIGR02147 family protein, giving the protein MKPIIEYQDYRSYIFDYYDERRKESDFSWRRFAALAGFASVSYLKLVCDRKTRLSAKSAPQVAAAMKLVGYKYRYFILMVEYDNAKDPSKKEKIFQEMMSLGEKHRVHIQKKNDFNYFDSWRNPVIRELAAAMPNASDEQIAEKCLPETTADEIARTLDFLLNEGLLVKDENGLYHQTGKFLSTGPLGNVPMAVKNMHRQMGQIALNALDEMPESDRLFSGVTFGLAGNALKKIEEELARCRRRIVAIATESDETEQVFRLNLQLFPLSKKIHEKK